The Lycium barbarum isolate Lr01 chromosome 10, ASM1917538v2, whole genome shotgun sequence genome includes a region encoding these proteins:
- the LOC132615530 gene encoding tropinone reductase 2 yields the protein MAGRWNLEGCTALVTGGSRGIGYGIVEELAGLGASVYTCSRNQKELNECLTQWRSKGFKVEASVCDLSSRTEREEFMKTVANHFDGKLNILVNNAGIVIYKEAKDYTMEDYSLIMSINFEAAYHLSVLAHPLLKASERGNVVFISSISGASALPYEAVYGATKGAMDQLTRCLAFEWAKDHIRVNGVGPGVIATSLVEMTIQDPEQKENLDKLIDRCALRRMGEPKELAAVVAFLCFPAASYVTGQIIYVDGGFMANGGF from the exons ATGGCAGGAAGGTGGAATCTTGAAGGCTGCACTGCCCTTGTTACTGGTGGCTCTCGAGGCATAGG gtATGGGATCGTAGAGGAACTAGCAGGTCTTGGAGCATCAGTTTATACATGTTCACGTAATCAAAAGGAGCTTAATGAGTGCTTGACTCAATGGAGAAGTAAAGGTTTTAAAGTTGAAGCATCTGTTTGTGATTTATCATCAAGAACTGAACGAGAGGAGTTTATGAAGACTGTCGCCAATCATTTCGATGGCAAGCTCAATATTTTG GTAAATAATGCTGGTATTGTCATATACAAAGAAGCTAAAGATTACACTATGGAAGATTACTCTCTGATCATGAGCATCAACTTTGAGGCTGCTTACCATTTGTCTGTACTTGCACATCCCTTATTAAAGGCATCAGAAAGGGGAAATGTTGTCTTTATTTCTTCTATttctggtgcttctgcacttccatATGAGGCAGTTTATGGAGCAACCAAAG GAGCAATGGATCAACTCACAAGATGCTTAGCGTTTGAGTGGGCAAAGGACCATATTCGTGTCAACGGTGTTGGACCAGGGGTTATTGCAACTTCTCTTGTCGAAATGACAATA CAAGATCCAGAGCAAAAAGAAAACTTGGATAAGTTGATTGATAGATGTGCGCTCCGTCGAATGGGAGAGCCCAAAGAACTTGCAGCAGTGGTTGCGTTTCTCTGTTTTCCTGCTGCTTCATATGTCACAGGCcaaattatatatgttgatggtGGCTTTATGGCTAATGGTGGTTTTTAA